The following are from one region of the Hydrogenophaga sp. BPS33 genome:
- a CDS encoding shikimate dehydrogenase family protein has protein sequence MINGTTELIAHIGYPTHTFKSPMIYNPYFEHVGVNAVVVPMGCQPRDYPAFLQSVFTLSNIRGALITMPHKVVTVGLLDDVTPTVRVAGACNAVKRTSEGRLVGDMFDGAGFVRGVQRKGLNLQGARVLVVGSGGVGCAIAASLAGAGIASIALYDVNSASAEALGQRIRASYPEIEVGTGSNDPAGLDLVVNATPMGMNEGDPLPLDVSRLDPRTFVGEVVMRTEMTAFLLAAQARGCRVQVGSDMLFEQIPAYLEYFGLPTTTAEVLRSVARLSY, from the coding sequence ATGATCAACGGCACCACCGAACTCATCGCCCACATCGGCTACCCGACGCACACCTTCAAGTCGCCAATGATCTACAACCCCTATTTCGAGCACGTGGGGGTGAATGCGGTCGTGGTGCCCATGGGCTGCCAGCCGCGCGACTACCCGGCATTTCTGCAGTCGGTGTTCACGCTCAGCAACATCCGTGGCGCGCTCATCACCATGCCGCACAAGGTCGTCACCGTGGGCCTGCTCGACGACGTCACACCCACGGTGCGCGTGGCCGGAGCGTGCAACGCGGTCAAGCGCACCTCGGAAGGCCGGCTGGTAGGCGACATGTTCGACGGTGCGGGCTTTGTGCGCGGCGTGCAGCGCAAAGGGTTGAACCTGCAAGGCGCGCGCGTGCTGGTGGTGGGCAGCGGCGGCGTGGGTTGTGCCATCGCGGCCTCACTGGCGGGCGCGGGCATTGCCTCCATCGCGCTGTACGACGTGAACAGTGCCTCGGCCGAAGCCCTGGGCCAGCGCATCCGGGCCAGCTACCCGGAGATCGAGGTGGGCACCGGAAGCAACGACCCCGCCGGCCTGGACCTGGTGGTCAACGCCACGCCCATGGGAATGAACGAAGGCGATCCGCTGCCGCTGGACGTGTCCCGGCTGGACCCGCGCACGTTCGTGGGCGAGGTGGTGATGCGCACCGAGATGACGGCCTTTCTGCTGGCCGCGCAGGCGCGCGGTTGCCGCGTGCAGGTGGGCTCGGACATGCTGTTCGAGCAGATCCCGGCGTATCTGGAATACTTCGGCCTGCCCACCACCACCGCCGAGGTCTTGCGCTCGGTGGCGCGGCTGAGCTACTAA
- the aroQ gene encoding type II 3-dehydroquinate dehydratase, whose protein sequence is MKVLMLHGINHNMFGKRDPKQYGTITLDQINEQLSMLGGEMDVEVQNFQTNFEGAMCERIHQAYLDNVDAVLINAGAWTHYSYGIRDALAILTCPIVELHMSNIHAREPFRHVSVFAEIVQGQVAGFGVDSYLLALRTAVNHARARKP, encoded by the coding sequence ATGAAAGTCCTCATGCTGCACGGCATCAACCACAACATGTTCGGCAAACGCGACCCGAAGCAGTACGGCACGATCACGCTCGACCAGATCAACGAGCAACTGAGCATGCTCGGCGGGGAAATGGACGTGGAGGTGCAGAACTTCCAGACCAACTTCGAGGGCGCGATGTGCGAGCGCATCCACCAGGCCTACCTCGACAACGTGGACGCGGTGCTGATCAACGCCGGCGCGTGGACGCACTACAGCTACGGCATCCGCGACGCGCTGGCCATCCTGACCTGTCCCATCGTGGAACTGCACATGTCCAACATCCATGCGCGCGAGCCGTTCCGCCACGTCTCGGTTTTCGCCGAGATCGTGCAAGGCCAGGTTGCCGGCTTCGGCGTCGACAGCTACCTGCTGGCCCTGCGCACCGCAGTGAACCACGCCCGCGCGCGCAAACCCTGA
- a CDS encoding cupin domain-containing protein yields MLDRTSTLFSHLKGDQGDYVSGGLRDFFLYRDLGIAAATHGKVIAHLVKANMPPDEGTGWHRHEADFQIVIMLKGWARFMYEDQDTLVQAGDCVHQRPGISHFLFDYSPDMEYLEIVSPADFKSIDVEPVCEVPKPVPWTS; encoded by the coding sequence ATGCTCGACCGAACCTCCACGCTGTTTTCACACCTCAAGGGCGATCAAGGCGACTACGTGAGCGGTGGCCTGCGCGATTTCTTCCTCTACCGCGACCTCGGCATTGCCGCCGCCACGCACGGCAAGGTGATCGCGCACCTGGTCAAGGCCAACATGCCGCCGGACGAGGGCACGGGCTGGCACCGGCACGAGGCGGACTTCCAGATCGTGATCATGCTCAAGGGCTGGGCGCGCTTCATGTACGAGGACCAGGACACCCTGGTGCAGGCCGGTGACTGTGTGCACCAGCGCCCGGGCATTTCGCATTTTCTGTTCGACTATTCGCCGGATATGGAGTACCTGGAGATCGTGTCGCCAGCGGATTTCAAGTCGATCGATGTGGAGCCGGTTTGCGAGGTGCCGAAGCCTGTTCCTTGGACGTCTTGA
- a CDS encoding DMT family transporter gives MNPDPAHPSSRRTALGIALLVTATLCFALLDTTSQYVGPAVPVVMAVWLRYLTQTLMTTALLWPQRGRSLLHTHAPGWQLFRGVLMMGSSVIAYMALRHVPVGEFTAIMMLVPLAVTLLAAWMLRERVSALTWALVAGGLTGALIVVRPKGSDFHGAMLLPLLLVFINASYQILTSRMVRTEDPGTMHFYTGLLGLACCSLLLPWGWAPMADAKLWALAGLLGVFGSIGHYLLIQAYHHAPASRLTPYLYAQIAFATLAGWMVFGHAPDAWTVAGIGLIALCGWLGTRLRSG, from the coding sequence GTGAACCCAGACCCTGCCCATCCTTCCTCGCGCCGCACCGCTCTGGGCATCGCGCTGCTGGTCACCGCGACGCTGTGTTTCGCGCTGCTGGACACCACGTCACAGTACGTGGGGCCGGCTGTGCCGGTGGTGATGGCGGTGTGGCTGCGCTACCTCACCCAGACGCTGATGACCACCGCGCTGCTCTGGCCGCAACGCGGGCGCAGCTTGCTGCACACGCACGCGCCGGGCTGGCAGTTGTTCCGAGGGGTGTTGATGATGGGCTCCAGCGTCATCGCCTACATGGCGCTGCGCCACGTGCCGGTGGGCGAATTCACCGCCATCATGATGCTGGTGCCCCTGGCCGTCACGCTGTTGGCCGCCTGGATGTTGCGAGAGCGCGTGTCGGCGCTGACCTGGGCCTTGGTGGCCGGTGGACTGACCGGGGCGCTGATCGTGGTGCGGCCCAAGGGCAGCGATTTTCACGGGGCGATGTTGCTGCCCTTGTTGCTGGTGTTCATCAACGCCAGCTACCAGATCCTGACCAGCCGTATGGTGCGCACGGAAGACCCCGGCACCATGCATTTCTACACCGGCTTGCTGGGCCTGGCCTGCTGCTCGCTGCTGCTGCCCTGGGGCTGGGCGCCCATGGCGGATGCGAAGCTGTGGGCGCTGGCGGGCCTGCTGGGCGTGTTCGGCTCGATCGGGCACTACCTGCTGATCCAGGCCTACCACCACGCGCCGGCCTCGCGCCTCACGCCCTACCTGTACGCGCAGATCGCCTTCGCCACGTTGGCCGGCTGGATGGTGTTCGGCCACGCACCCGATGCCTGGACGGTGGCCGGCATCGGGCTGATTGCGCTGTGCGGCTGGCTCGGGACGCGTCTGCGCAGCGGCTGA
- a CDS encoding glutathione S-transferase, whose translation MSKAVLTISSKNYGAWALRGWLMARLARLDFTEHVISPDDPAMRAEMLLLSASMRVPALEHEGVHVWDTLAIGEYLNEVKPKAGLLPADRAARAHCRAICGEMHSGFSVLRSSLPMNIKASFPNFKLWSRAQTDIDRIETIWIECLQAYGGPYLFGSRPCMADAMFAPVVTRFITYQVPIDNRCVAYCDTIMALPAMREWVAAAEAEPDDIDELEAEF comes from the coding sequence ATGTCCAAAGCGGTACTCACGATCAGCAGCAAGAACTATGGTGCCTGGGCCCTGCGGGGCTGGTTGATGGCGCGGCTGGCCCGGCTGGACTTCACCGAGCATGTGATCTCGCCCGACGACCCGGCGATGAGGGCCGAGATGTTGCTGCTCTCGGCTTCGATGCGGGTGCCCGCGCTGGAGCACGAGGGCGTCCACGTGTGGGACACGCTGGCGATCGGCGAATACCTCAACGAGGTCAAGCCCAAGGCAGGCTTGTTGCCGGCCGATCGCGCGGCGCGGGCGCACTGCCGCGCGATCTGCGGTGAGATGCATTCGGGTTTTTCGGTGCTGCGTTCGTCGTTGCCGATGAACATCAAGGCATCCTTTCCCAACTTCAAGCTCTGGTCGCGGGCGCAGACGGACATCGATCGCATCGAGACCATCTGGATCGAGTGCCTGCAGGCCTATGGCGGGCCCTACCTGTTCGGATCGCGTCCTTGCATGGCGGACGCCATGTTCGCGCCGGTGGTCACGCGCTTCATCACCTACCAGGTGCCGATCGACAACCGTTGCGTGGCCTACTGCGACACCATCATGGCGCTGCCGGCGATGCGGGAATGGGTGGCGGCGGCGGAAGCGGAGCCGGACGATATCGATGAGTTGGAGGCGGAGTTCTAG
- the aroC gene encoding chorismate synthase yields the protein MSGNTFGNLFCVTNFGESHGPAIGCVIDGCPPGMELSEADIQGDLDRRRPGTSKFVTQRNEPDTVEILSGIYEGKTTGTPIALLIRNTNQRSKDYGDILQTFRPGHADYTYWQKFGIRDPRGGGRSSARLTAPTVAAGAVARKWLKERYGVSFRGHMTQVGELAIPFESWEHVPNNPFFAPVADVSAIEGYMNELRKSGDSCGARLRVTAQGMPVGLGQPLYDRLDADIAYAMMGLNAVKGVEIGAGFASVAHKGSTHGDSLSPEGFKGNNAGGVLGGISTGQDLEVQIAIKPTSSILVPRESINIAGESTEVITKGRHDPCVGIRATPIAEALLALVVMDHVLLQRAQCGDVQLPTPDIAAKSRI from the coding sequence ATGAGCGGAAACACCTTCGGAAACCTGTTTTGCGTCACCAACTTCGGTGAATCCCACGGCCCGGCCATCGGCTGCGTCATCGACGGCTGCCCCCCGGGCATGGAACTGAGCGAAGCCGACATCCAGGGTGACCTGGACCGCCGTCGCCCCGGCACCAGCAAGTTCGTCACCCAGCGCAACGAACCCGACACGGTGGAAATCCTCAGCGGCATCTACGAAGGCAAGACCACCGGCACCCCCATCGCCCTGCTGATCCGCAACACCAACCAGCGCAGCAAGGACTACGGCGACATCCTGCAGACCTTCCGCCCCGGCCACGCCGACTACACCTACTGGCAGAAATTCGGCATCCGCGACCCGCGCGGCGGCGGACGCAGCTCGGCGCGCCTCACCGCGCCCACCGTGGCCGCGGGTGCGGTGGCCAGAAAGTGGCTCAAGGAACGCTATGGCGTCAGCTTTCGCGGCCACATGACGCAAGTGGGCGAGCTCGCCATTCCCTTCGAAAGCTGGGAACACGTGCCCAACAACCCCTTCTTCGCCCCGGTGGCCGACGTGTCCGCCATCGAGGGCTACATGAACGAACTGCGCAAGAGTGGCGACTCGTGCGGCGCGCGTCTGCGCGTAACCGCACAAGGCATGCCTGTAGGCCTGGGCCAGCCACTGTACGACCGGCTCGACGCCGACATCGCCTACGCCATGATGGGCCTCAACGCCGTCAAGGGCGTGGAGATCGGGGCCGGCTTCGCCAGCGTGGCGCACAAGGGCAGCACCCATGGCGACAGCCTCTCGCCCGAAGGCTTCAAGGGCAACAACGCCGGCGGCGTGCTCGGGGGCATCAGCACCGGGCAGGACCTGGAGGTGCAGATCGCCATCAAACCCACCAGCTCCATCCTCGTGCCGCGCGAGAGCATCAACATTGCCGGGGAATCCACCGAAGTCATTACCAAGGGCCGCCACGACCCCTGCGTGGGCATCCGCGCCACGCCGATCGCCGAGGCGCTGTTGGCCTTGGTGGTGATGGACCACGTGCTGCTGCAGCGTGCGCAGTGCGGCGACGTGCAGTTGCCCACGCCCGACATCGCGGCGAAGTCGAGGATTTGA